One window of Mediterraneibacter gnavus ATCC 29149 genomic DNA carries:
- the mutY gene encoding A/G-specific adenine glycosylase, whose protein sequence is MKYERIERATFLERPNRFIAYARIAGKQETIHVKNTGRCAELLVPEAEIFVQESDNPERKTKWDLIGVRKGNRLINMDSQIPNKVVEEWLRAGNLFLEPVTVRPETTYGNSRFDFYVESGEKKAFIEVKGVTLEEDGVVRFPDAPSERAVKHMEELIRAKKEGYDAYVFLVIQMKGVRYFTPNMDTQPEFGEVLKKAKAAGVKILAYDCQVTEDSIKIDEEVPVVLEKPILWETVDPIVAWYRENKRDLPWRHDVTPYRVWVSEIMLQQTRVEAVKPYYDRFLKELPTITDLANAKEDRLMKLWEGLGYYNRVRNMQKAAIQMVEQYGGQFPESYEEIHALTGIGNYTAGAIGSFAFGIPKPAVDGNVLRVVSRILASREDIMKAKVRTAIETALEEVIPKDCPGDFNQGLIELGAIVCVPNGEPKCEICPAAEICRARKEGIAMELPVKTKAKGRKIEKRTVLVFHDSDTLAIQKRPDKGLLAGLYELPNLEGWLSQQEVIEYSKSIGLSPIRIKKLPAAKHIFSHVEWQMKGYEIQVDELEKNCSKEMIFAKEEVLKEKYSIPSAFEAYCVWKQK, encoded by the coding sequence ATGAAATATGAGAGAATAGAGCGGGCGACATTTCTGGAACGGCCGAACCGTTTTATTGCGTATGCCAGGATTGCAGGAAAACAAGAGACGATCCACGTGAAGAATACAGGCAGGTGCGCGGAACTTCTTGTGCCCGAAGCAGAGATTTTTGTGCAGGAGAGTGACAACCCGGAGCGAAAGACAAAATGGGATCTGATCGGGGTGAGAAAAGGAAATCGTCTGATCAATATGGATTCCCAGATTCCAAACAAAGTCGTGGAAGAATGGCTGCGTGCAGGCAATTTGTTTCTTGAACCGGTGACGGTTCGCCCGGAGACAACATACGGCAACTCCCGATTTGATTTTTATGTGGAGTCGGGAGAAAAGAAAGCGTTTATCGAGGTCAAGGGAGTGACCCTGGAAGAGGATGGTGTTGTGCGTTTTCCGGATGCGCCGAGTGAGCGGGCAGTAAAGCATATGGAAGAACTGATCCGTGCAAAAAAGGAAGGATACGATGCTTATGTATTTCTGGTGATCCAGATGAAAGGCGTCCGCTATTTTACACCGAATATGGATACACAGCCGGAATTTGGTGAAGTACTGAAAAAAGCAAAAGCAGCAGGGGTAAAGATTCTGGCGTATGACTGTCAGGTGACAGAAGATTCGATCAAAATCGATGAAGAAGTTCCGGTTGTATTAGAGAAACCGATTTTGTGGGAAACCGTAGATCCGATTGTAGCCTGGTATCGTGAAAATAAGCGGGATCTGCCGTGGAGGCATGATGTGACGCCGTACCGAGTGTGGGTGTCTGAGATTATGCTGCAGCAGACTAGGGTGGAAGCAGTGAAGCCGTACTATGACCGGTTTTTAAAGGAACTTCCGACGATCACGGATCTGGCCAATGCAAAAGAGGACCGGCTGATGAAGCTGTGGGAAGGGCTTGGATATTACAACCGGGTCCGCAATATGCAGAAAGCTGCGATCCAGATGGTTGAGCAGTATGGCGGTCAGTTTCCGGAATCATATGAAGAAATCCATGCACTGACAGGAATTGGAAATTATACGGCGGGAGCTATCGGATCTTTTGCGTTTGGAATACCAAAACCGGCGGTGGATGGAAATGTGCTGCGTGTGGTGTCCCGGATTCTGGCAAGCAGAGAAGATATTATGAAAGCCAAAGTCCGTACGGCGATAGAGACGGCACTGGAGGAAGTGATTCCAAAAGATTGTCCGGGAGACTTTAATCAGGGATTGATCGAGCTTGGTGCGATCGTATGTGTGCCAAACGGAGAGCCAAAGTGCGAGATCTGTCCGGCAGCAGAGATCTGCCGTGCCAGAAAAGAAGGAATCGCAATGGAGCTTCCGGTCAAAACAAAAGCAAAGGGAAGAAAAATCGAAAAGAGGACGGTACTTGTATTTCATGACAGTGATACTCTGGCAATTCAGAAACGTCCGGACAAAGGACTTCTCGCGGGATTATACGAACTGCCGAATCTGGAAGGCTGGCTGAGTCAACAAGAAGTGATCGAGTACAGCAAGTCCATCGGGCTTTCTCCGATCCGTATCAAAAAACTTCCGGCTGCGAAGCATATTTTCAGTCATGTAGAATGGCAAATGAAAGGGTATGAGATCCAGGTGGATGAGCTGGAGAAAAACTGCAGCAAGGAAATGATTTTTGCAAAAGAAGAAGTATTAAAGGAAAAGTATTCGATTCCATCTGCGTTTGAGGCATATTGTGTGTGGAAACAAAAATAG
- a CDS encoding diacylglycerol/lipid kinase family protein: MRCCFIINPNSRSQRGRAIWEEVQKELEKSQIKYEIYLTERRKNATAIAAMLTADQEEKTLVVLGGDGTVNEVLNGIQNFENVILGYIPTGSSNDFARGMKIPKDPVKALHLVLHPQAIQKMDIGVVDYGEKSRRFAVSAGIGFDAIICHQASVSKLKAALNKIRLGKLTYAGIAIDRLIKDDSVRAEVELDKGETQVFRDTYFVAVQNQPYEGGGFKFCPEADPGDRKLDVIVVSGLKRWQVIRTLLLAFQGKHVGHKGISIFRCEEVKIRFSQARAVHTDGEAVFLKKEIRMHILPQQVRVITS; encoded by the coding sequence ATGAGATGTTGTTTTATTATAAATCCAAATTCCCGCTCCCAAAGAGGAAGGGCAATCTGGGAAGAGGTACAAAAAGAATTAGAAAAGAGTCAGATAAAATATGAGATTTATCTGACGGAACGGAGAAAAAATGCGACAGCGATCGCAGCGATGCTTACGGCTGACCAGGAGGAAAAGACTCTGGTCGTTCTGGGTGGAGACGGAACGGTAAATGAAGTGTTAAACGGAATACAAAATTTTGAAAATGTGATCCTGGGATATATTCCGACTGGATCCAGTAATGATTTTGCAAGAGGAATGAAGATTCCAAAAGATCCCGTCAAAGCACTTCATCTTGTTCTGCATCCGCAGGCAATACAGAAGATGGATATCGGTGTCGTAGATTATGGAGAGAAAAGCAGACGGTTTGCAGTCAGTGCGGGAATCGGATTTGATGCGATCATTTGTCATCAGGCAAGTGTTTCGAAGTTGAAGGCGGCGCTGAATAAGATCAGACTTGGAAAGCTGACTTATGCAGGAATCGCAATCGACAGATTGATCAAAGATGATTCCGTGCGGGCGGAGGTCGAACTGGACAAAGGAGAGACACAGGTATTTCGAGATACCTATTTTGTGGCAGTCCAGAATCAGCCGTATGAAGGCGGTGGATTTAAATTCTGTCCGGAGGCGGATCCGGGAGACAGAAAACTGGATGTGATCGTAGTATCCGGTCTGAAAAGATGGCAGGTGATCAGAACACTGCTTCTGGCATTTCAGGGAAAGCATGTAGGACATAAAGGCATTTCCATTTTCCGGTGCGAAGAAGTAAAAATCCGGTTTTCTCAGGCAAGAGCGGTGCACACGGACGGAGAGGCAGTATTTTTGAAAAAAGAAATCCGGATGCATATACTGCCGCAGCAGGTGCGGGTGATCACATCATAA
- a CDS encoding TetR/AcrR family transcriptional regulator, with amino-acid sequence MEETTGLSKQQKKSMETKAKIFKAAKRILQRSGYETLSIKNICEEAGVSNGSFYHHFKTKDDLLSYYIEDQPSINPDLLDLPENAEDAKRTIIQVYLNYVSYCKELGVEFMAGYYDTKNQALNPVSRTERPYPIVTVQNYVEKAIKEGRIQMNVEIEAFTTDIRMIVIGNVFEWCLRNGEADFEGNMVRSLGKYLDSTLD; translated from the coding sequence ATGGAAGAAACAACAGGATTATCCAAGCAGCAGAAAAAGTCCATGGAAACAAAGGCAAAGATTTTCAAGGCGGCAAAGCGGATTCTGCAGCGCAGTGGATATGAGACATTATCAATTAAAAATATATGTGAAGAGGCCGGTGTGTCCAACGGCAGCTTTTATCACCATTTCAAAACAAAGGATGATCTTTTGTCTTATTATATCGAAGATCAGCCGAGCATCAATCCGGATCTTCTGGATCTGCCGGAAAATGCAGAGGATGCAAAAAGAACGATCATCCAGGTATATTTAAATTATGTTTCTTATTGCAAGGAACTGGGTGTTGAGTTTATGGCAGGATACTATGATACGAAGAATCAGGCGCTCAATCCGGTCAGCCGGACGGAGCGTCCGTATCCGATCGTGACGGTACAGAACTATGTGGAAAAAGCCATAAAAGAAGGAAGGATTCAGATGAACGTGGAAATCGAGGCATTTACCACGGACATTCGTATGATCGTGATCGGAAATGTGTTTGAATGGTGTCTGCGAAATGGAGAAGCAGATTTTGAGGGAAATATGGTACGTTCGCTCGGAAAATATCTGGACAGTACATTAGATTAG
- a CDS encoding ABC transporter ATP-binding protein, which produces MRERVIETTQITKTYGKVLALDHVDICVKRGDIYGLIGDNGAGKSTLLKLLAGHSAASTGEIRLLGEQGEKELQRARRRSGVMIEQPGFFGNLTVENNMEYYRIQKGVPGKEKVEEMLRMTGIWEKRKCRCKTLSMGMKQRLGLAMAMLGEPELLILDEPINGLDPSGIVEFRQLLKRLNEEKKITILLSSHILTELQQLATVYGFLSKGRLLEQITAETLHERCTDSVEITVSDVQQYAVFLEEQLSGEGYKVLSDGKIRIVNPKQDIEVYSRLAAEHGIFIRELTRKQASLEAYYMNLKKGGNQGC; this is translated from the coding sequence TTGAGAGAACGAGTCATAGAAACAACACAGATTACAAAGACATATGGAAAAGTCCTGGCACTCGATCATGTGGATATCTGCGTAAAGCGAGGAGATATTTACGGGCTGATCGGGGATAACGGAGCCGGAAAGTCAACACTTTTGAAGCTTCTGGCAGGGCATAGTGCGGCATCCACAGGAGAGATCAGGCTGTTGGGAGAACAGGGAGAGAAGGAACTGCAAAGGGCGAGACGGCGCAGTGGAGTGATGATCGAACAGCCGGGCTTTTTCGGAAACCTGACAGTGGAAAATAATATGGAATATTATCGGATCCAGAAGGGAGTTCCGGGAAAAGAAAAAGTAGAAGAGATGCTTCGCATGACGGGCATCTGGGAAAAAAGAAAGTGCCGGTGCAAGACTCTTTCCATGGGAATGAAACAAAGACTGGGACTGGCGATGGCGATGCTCGGAGAGCCGGAGCTGTTGATCTTAGATGAACCGATCAACGGACTGGACCCCAGTGGGATTGTAGAATTCAGACAGCTTTTAAAGCGTCTGAACGAAGAAAAGAAGATCACGATTCTGCTTTCCAGTCATATTCTGACAGAACTGCAGCAGCTGGCAACGGTATATGGCTTTTTAAGTAAGGGAAGATTACTGGAACAGATCACTGCGGAAACCCTGCATGAACGATGTACGGATTCTGTGGAGATTACAGTGTCAGACGTGCAGCAGTATGCCGTATTTCTGGAAGAACAGTTATCAGGAGAAGGATACAAAGTACTTTCGGATGGGAAAATCCGTATTGTAAATCCAAAACAGGATATTGAAGTCTACAGCAGGCTTGCAGCAGAACATGGAATTTTTATCCGGGAGCTGACCAGAAAACAGGCATCTTTGGAAGCGTATTACATGAATCTGAAGAAGGGGGGGAATCAGGGATGTTAA
- a CDS encoding translation factor GTPase family protein produces the protein MSSKESEKVKKHICLGILAHVDAGKTTLSESMLYISGSIRKMGRVDHKDAFLDTYDLERSRGITIFSKQAVLSWKDMGITLLDTPGHVDFSAEMERTLQVLDYAVLVISGADGVQGHTETLWRLLGQYKIPVFLFVNKMDQAGTDRERVLAELKKRFGDHCIDFEKVFGSESSEEAAEQLAMCDEGLLEQYLENGELPREQVADLISQRRVFPCYFGSALHTEGVEELLDALESLTEERQYPAKFGAKVYKIGRDEQGNRLTYLKVTGGSIKVREIITDTEEKINQIRRYSGAKYEMLSEVHAGEVCAVTGLSDTYPGQGLGAESESDMPILEPVLNYRIELPPDCDIHKMLLNLKELEEEEPELHIVWEERLCEIHAQLMGEVQIEILKSIIWDRFKVRVEFGTGKVVYKETIEDPVEGVGHFEPLRHYAEVHLLLEPGERGSGLQFFTDCSEDILTRNWQRLILTHLEEKEHKGVLTGSAVTDMKITLVSGRAHQKHTEGGDFRQATYRAVRQGLRKAKSVLLEPYYEFEMELLPEHVGRAMMDIQKRSGTFEPPVADGEISILKGCAPVSQMRGYQTELTSYTGGRGRMSCRLKGYEKCPDQEPIVEEIGYDPEADLENPTGSVFCAHGAGFVVNWDEVEAYMHLENTLESNEVSEEKKRPVVRQTRSTSSQIELTREELDAIYARTPDPVKKNRTPVMVRAKAQPAADDKWTSRKEEKKEEYLLVDGYNIIFAWEELKELAKSDLKSARDKLMDVLCNYQGYKKCTLILVFDAYKVEGGPGSVMKYHNIHVVYTKEAETADQYIEKTVRRIGRNHHVTVATSDALEQVIILGHGAARMSALGLKEEVELALLEIRREHLGKAENDRNYLFDYLTKEDARQLEKVRLGEMPGKTGER, from the coding sequence ATGAGCTCAAAAGAGTCTGAAAAAGTAAAAAAACATATCTGTCTTGGCATCCTCGCTCATGTAGACGCAGGAAAGACGACACTGTCGGAAAGTATGCTCTATATAAGCGGAAGTATCCGGAAAATGGGACGGGTGGATCATAAGGACGCATTTCTGGATACCTATGATCTGGAACGTTCCAGAGGAATCACTATTTTTTCAAAACAGGCAGTGCTTTCCTGGAAGGATATGGGGATAACTCTGCTGGATACACCGGGGCATGTGGATTTCTCTGCGGAGATGGAGCGGACACTGCAGGTTCTGGATTATGCAGTGCTTGTGATCAGTGGTGCAGACGGAGTACAGGGACATACAGAGACACTGTGGAGACTTCTTGGACAGTACAAGATCCCGGTGTTTCTTTTTGTGAATAAGATGGACCAGGCGGGAACAGACAGAGAACGCGTTCTGGCAGAATTGAAAAAGCGATTTGGAGATCACTGTATTGATTTTGAAAAAGTGTTTGGAAGTGAAAGCAGTGAAGAGGCAGCAGAGCAGCTAGCCATGTGTGATGAAGGGCTGCTGGAGCAGTATCTGGAGAACGGAGAACTTCCGAGAGAGCAGGTAGCAGATTTGATCAGTCAGAGACGGGTATTTCCGTGTTATTTTGGCTCAGCACTGCACACAGAAGGTGTGGAAGAACTGTTGGATGCGCTTGAGAGTTTGACCGAGGAGAGACAGTATCCCGCAAAATTTGGTGCGAAAGTATACAAGATTGGACGGGATGAGCAGGGGAACAGACTGACATATTTAAAAGTGACAGGAGGAAGTATAAAGGTCAGGGAGATCATCACGGATACGGAGGAGAAGATCAATCAGATCCGCCGCTATTCCGGTGCAAAATATGAGATGCTTTCAGAGGTACATGCAGGGGAAGTCTGTGCAGTTACCGGGCTTTCTGATACGTATCCGGGACAGGGGCTGGGAGCAGAGTCGGAGTCTGATATGCCGATTTTAGAACCGGTCCTGAATTATCGGATTGAATTGCCGCCGGATTGTGATATACACAAGATGCTTCTCAATCTAAAAGAGCTGGAAGAGGAAGAGCCCGAGCTTCATATTGTATGGGAAGAGCGGCTTTGTGAGATCCATGCGCAGCTGATGGGAGAAGTGCAGATCGAAATTCTGAAAAGCATTATCTGGGATCGGTTTAAAGTACGTGTGGAATTTGGAACAGGGAAAGTGGTCTATAAAGAGACGATTGAGGATCCTGTCGAAGGGGTCGGACACTTTGAACCTCTGCGTCATTATGCGGAGGTACATCTTTTACTGGAGCCGGGAGAGCGTGGGAGCGGTTTGCAGTTTTTTACAGACTGCAGTGAAGATATTCTCACCCGCAACTGGCAGCGTCTGATTCTTACTCATCTGGAAGAAAAAGAGCATAAAGGGGTACTGACCGGATCGGCGGTCACAGATATGAAGATTACACTGGTATCCGGTCGTGCTCATCAGAAACATACAGAAGGCGGAGATTTCAGACAGGCGACCTATCGTGCAGTGCGTCAGGGGCTTAGAAAAGCAAAGAGTGTCCTTCTGGAGCCGTATTATGAGTTCGAGATGGAGCTCCTTCCAGAGCACGTGGGACGGGCTATGATGGATATCCAGAAAAGAAGCGGGACATTTGAGCCGCCTGTCGCAGACGGGGAAATCTCCATTTTAAAAGGGTGTGCCCCGGTGTCTCAGATGCGCGGATATCAGACAGAGCTCACTTCGTATACCGGAGGGAGAGGACGGATGTCCTGTCGGTTAAAAGGCTATGAAAAATGTCCGGATCAGGAGCCTATCGTGGAAGAAATCGGATATGACCCTGAGGCAGATCTGGAAAATCCGACAGGCTCGGTGTTCTGCGCGCATGGAGCCGGATTTGTAGTGAACTGGGATGAAGTGGAAGCGTATATGCATCTGGAAAACACGCTGGAGAGCAATGAGGTTTCCGAAGAGAAGAAGCGCCCGGTGGTGCGTCAGACACGCAGTACTTCTTCCCAGATCGAACTGACCCGGGAAGAACTGGATGCGATTTACGCAAGAACACCGGATCCGGTGAAAAAGAACCGGACACCCGTAATGGTAAGGGCAAAAGCACAGCCGGCAGCGGATGATAAGTGGACATCACGCAAAGAAGAAAAAAAGGAAGAATATCTCCTTGTAGATGGATACAATATTATTTTTGCATGGGAAGAGTTAAAAGAGCTGGCAAAGTCAGATTTGAAAAGTGCCCGAGACAAGCTGATGGACGTGCTGTGTAATTATCAGGGATATAAAAAATGTACATTGATCCTGGTTTTTGATGCCTACAAGGTAGAAGGCGGTCCGGGATCTGTGATGAAATATCACAACATTCATGTGGTATATACAAAAGAGGCCGAGACTGCGGATCAGTATATTGAAAAGACAGTCCGCAGGATCGGAAGAAATCATCATGTGACAGTTGCTACATCAGATGCGCTGGAACAGGTGATCATTCTGGGGCACGGCGCAGCGCGTATGTCTGCTTTGGGATTGAAAGAGGAAGTGGAGCTTGCGCTTTTGGAAATTCGAAGAGAACATCTTGGAAAAGCAGAAAATGACAGAAACTATCTGTTTGATTATCTGACAAAGGAAGACGCAAGGCAGCTTGAAAAAGTCAGGCTGGGAGAGATGCCCGGCAAAACAGGAGAAAGATGA
- a CDS encoding ABC transporter permease — MLNYIKSECYRVMHSRSTYVMTGIMAVLPVLFHIILYVTGVASSTTQDFPYDITSFSFSFLAGSPMLFTYAGLIVAAVLYEEEHKNGNMKNAVAFGISREKLFLGKCITAVLTATVIMALVLTAYIGSAWFLLEHTGPTSLKIILTEIPAVYGTAVASMILGIALLAYFKNEVMAAMLWAVIVYAIPRVLLLAGMVLLGQWGIEFLWDFAQLLPANLFQFGAKVNMSHCEVLWKTSQGMTKCVIVGIVGTVLAIVAGIVMLRKKEV; from the coding sequence ATGTTAAATTATATAAAAAGTGAATGCTACAGAGTGATGCACAGCCGCTCGACTTATGTGATGACAGGAATTATGGCAGTATTGCCGGTGTTGTTTCATATTATTTTGTATGTGACAGGTGTGGCCAGTAGTACAACGCAGGATTTTCCCTATGATATTACTTCTTTTTCATTCAGTTTTCTGGCAGGAAGTCCGATGCTTTTTACTTATGCAGGGCTGATTGTTGCAGCAGTTTTGTATGAGGAGGAACATAAAAACGGAAATATGAAAAATGCAGTGGCGTTTGGGATTTCCAGAGAAAAGCTGTTTTTGGGGAAATGCATAACTGCAGTTTTGACGGCAACGGTTATAATGGCGCTGGTATTGACTGCCTATATAGGAAGTGCATGGTTCTTGTTAGAGCATACGGGACCGACAAGCCTGAAAATTATTTTAACCGAGATTCCGGCAGTGTATGGAACAGCAGTTGCATCTATGATCCTGGGGATCGCACTTCTGGCATATTTCAAAAATGAGGTGATGGCAGCAATGCTGTGGGCAGTAATTGTATATGCGATACCGAGAGTGTTACTGTTGGCTGGAATGGTTTTACTGGGACAATGGGGCATAGAATTTTTGTGGGATTTTGCACAGCTTCTGCCTGCGAATCTGTTTCAGTTTGGAGCCAAGGTCAATATGTCTCATTGTGAAGTGCTGTGGAAGACTTCCCAGGGAATGACAAAATGTGTGATTGTGGGAATCGTGGGAACAGTGCTTGCGATAGTGGCAGGAATTGTAATGCTGCGGAAAAAAGAGGTATAA
- a CDS encoding response regulator transcription factor: MERQKILIVEDDADISGLLVKIMEGAGYQVRQVFSGTEALFCMERELPDCVLLDLMLPGMTGEAVLDQIRQKQKKEMPVLILSAKVSVQDKVKLLRLGADDYITKPFDPEEVIARVEAAMRRYTKEAQNMEAEQEVFRYKNLSLYPQSRKVEVSGIELPLTMHEYDILYLLIQNPQKVYSREHLYEQVWKGGYYGEDNTVNVHVSNLRKKIQKADKEESYIKTVWGIGFKLE; encoded by the coding sequence ATGGAACGACAGAAGATATTGATCGTAGAGGATGATGCGGATATCAGTGGTCTGCTGGTCAAAATTATGGAAGGGGCAGGATATCAGGTGAGACAGGTATTTTCCGGAACAGAGGCATTGTTTTGTATGGAACGGGAATTACCGGACTGTGTGCTGTTGGATCTGATGCTTCCGGGGATGACAGGAGAAGCGGTGTTGGATCAGATCCGACAGAAACAGAAAAAAGAGATGCCCGTGCTGATCTTATCAGCGAAAGTGTCAGTGCAGGACAAGGTGAAGCTTCTTAGGCTTGGCGCTGATGATTATATTACAAAACCATTTGATCCAGAGGAAGTAATTGCAAGAGTAGAAGCTGCCATGCGGCGTTATACAAAAGAAGCACAGAATATGGAAGCAGAACAGGAGGTTTTCCGATACAAAAATCTGAGCTTATATCCACAATCCCGAAAAGTTGAAGTATCAGGCATTGAGCTTCCACTGACCATGCATGAATATGATATTTTGTATTTGCTGATCCAGAATCCACAGAAGGTATATTCCAGAGAACATCTCTATGAGCAGGTCTGGAAAGGCGGGTACTATGGGGAAGACAATACGGTCAATGTGCATGTCAGCAATCTGCGCAAAAAGATCCAGAAGGCAGACAAAGAAGAATCTTATATTAAAACAGTCTGGGGAATCGGGTTTAAGCTGGAGTAA
- a CDS encoding glycerophosphodiester phosphodiesterase family protein, giving the protein MWRYLTGCILIVIGAYFYMIFPGMERKREIWKFRGTQWAHRGLHDKKSGIPENSMAAFREAIRANKGIELDVHLTKDKKIAVFHDDSLKRMCKVSGTIEEKTWEELKKLRLLETAEPIPLLEDVLHLVQGKVPILIEVKLLTEDMEICRCLAKTMEDYKGTFLVQSFNSLVLQWMRKNQKQILRGQLSSDLVKSEKTPHYFFRFCVKYLLSNCICRPDFISYKMEDSKNLSLWMQKHIFHVPIAAWTLHGEEMLQRAKSRFDMYIFEKN; this is encoded by the coding sequence ATGTGGAGATATCTGACAGGATGTATCCTGATCGTAATTGGCGCGTATTTTTATATGATTTTCCCGGGAATGGAAAGAAAACGGGAGATCTGGAAATTCAGAGGAACACAGTGGGCACACAGAGGGCTGCATGATAAAAAGAGCGGAATTCCGGAAAATTCGATGGCGGCTTTTCGGGAAGCAATACGGGCAAACAAAGGAATTGAGCTGGATGTACATTTGACAAAAGATAAGAAGATAGCAGTATTTCATGATGATTCTCTGAAGCGGATGTGCAAAGTCTCCGGAACAATAGAGGAGAAGACATGGGAAGAGCTGAAAAAACTCCGGCTTCTGGAGACTGCAGAGCCAATTCCGCTGCTTGAGGATGTTCTGCATCTTGTGCAGGGGAAAGTTCCGATCCTGATCGAGGTAAAGCTACTGACAGAAGATATGGAAATCTGCCGTTGTCTGGCAAAGACGATGGAAGATTACAAGGGAACGTTCCTGGTTCAGTCATTTAACAGCCTGGTACTGCAGTGGATGAGAAAGAATCAAAAGCAGATTTTACGGGGGCAGTTGTCTTCCGATCTTGTAAAAAGTGAAAAGACACCGCATTATTTTTTCAGATTCTGCGTAAAATATTTATTGAGCAACTGTATCTGCAGACCGGATTTCATCTCTTATAAAATGGAGGACAGCAAAAACCTGAGTCTGTGGATGCAAAAACATATTTTTCATGTACCGATTGCGGCATGGACACTGCATGGAGAAGAGATGCTTCAGCGTGCAAAGAGCAGATTTGATATGTATATTTTCGAAAAAAATTAG
- a CDS encoding phosphatase PAP2 family protein, whose translation MSRSSALKNFIKKYKHAWVFLYAFIYMPWFMYLEKHITAESEYHVIHSVLDDKIPFVEYFIVPYLLWFVFIAAVFLYFFFTDVEGFYKLAKLSFIGMTIFLLISTVFPNGLTLRPVVFPRDNIFTDMVRMLYLADTPTNVFPSLHVFNSLAACIAIAQSEQLKKHPVISNGAYILAGLIILATMFLKQHSVIDVMGAVLMAYTLYQFVYATEKKKVPSVSRSREFG comes from the coding sequence ATGAGCAGGAGCAGTGCATTGAAAAATTTTATAAAAAAATATAAACATGCATGGGTATTCCTGTATGCGTTTATCTATATGCCGTGGTTCATGTATCTGGAAAAGCATATTACAGCAGAGTCGGAGTATCATGTGATCCACTCCGTACTGGATGATAAGATTCCGTTTGTTGAGTATTTTATTGTGCCGTATCTGCTCTGGTTTGTCTTTATTGCTGCGGTATTCCTCTATTTTTTCTTTACAGATGTAGAAGGGTTTTATAAGCTGGCGAAGCTCAGTTTTATCGGAATGACGATTTTTCTTTTGATTTCTACAGTATTTCCGAACGGACTGACATTAAGACCGGTCGTATTTCCACGGGATAATATATTTACAGATATGGTCAGGATGTTGTATCTGGCAGATACCCCGACGAATGTATTTCCGAGTCTTCATGTGTTCAATTCTCTGGCTGCATGTATTGCAATCGCACAGAGTGAGCAGCTGAAGAAGCATCCGGTGATCAGCAACGGAGCCTATATTTTAGCAGGACTGATCATCCTTGCGACGATGTTTTTAAAACAGCACTCCGTCATTGATGTGATGGGAGCTGTGCTGATGGCATATACACTGTATCAGTTTGTGTATGCGACAGAGAAAAAGAAAGTGCCAAGCGTGTCAAGAAGCAGAGAGTTTGGATAG
- a CDS encoding amino acid ABC transporter ATP-binding protein, giving the protein MNDKNEVLIQVQDLKKAFGKLEVLRGISTEIKKGEVVVVIGPSGSGKSTFLRSLNLLEVPTGGTVLFEGTDITDPKTDIDVHRQKIGMVFQHFHLFPHKTILENIMLAPVTLKKMSKEEAEKKAKELLQRVGLADKADAYPDQLSGGQKQRIAIVRSLAMNPDVMLFDEPTSALDPEMVGEVLELMKQLARDGMTMVVVTHEMGFAKEVATRVVFVDEGQIKEEGNPKEFFEHPKDPRLKEFLSKIL; this is encoded by the coding sequence ATGAACGATAAGAACGAAGTATTGATCCAGGTTCAGGATCTGAAAAAGGCATTTGGAAAGTTGGAAGTACTGCGTGGGATTTCTACAGAGATCAAAAAAGGAGAGGTCGTTGTTGTGATCGGACCGTCTGGATCAGGAAAATCTACATTTTTGCGGTCTCTGAATCTGTTGGAGGTTCCAACAGGAGGAACTGTTTTATTTGAAGGGACGGATATTACAGACCCAAAGACCGATATTGATGTTCATCGTCAGAAGATCGGAATGGTGTTCCAGCATTTCCATCTGTTTCCACATAAGACGATCCTGGAAAATATCATGCTTGCACCTGTGACATTGAAAAAGATGTCGAAAGAAGAGGCAGAGAAAAAAGCAAAAGAACTGCTGCAGAGGGTTGGACTTGCAGACAAGGCAGATGCATATCCGGATCAGCTTTCCGGTGGACAGAAACAGCGTATTGCGATCGTGCGGTCTCTGGCAATGAATCCGGATGTGATGTTGTTCGATGAGCCGACTTCTGCGCTGGATCCGGAGATGGTAGGAGAAGTTCTGGAGCTAATGAAACAGCTTGCAAGAGACGGAATGACTATGGTTGTGGTAACACACGAAATGGGATTTGCAAAAGAAGTTGCCACAAGAGTTGTGTTTGTGGATGAAGGGCAGATCAAAGAAGAAGGAAATCCGAAGGAGTTCTTTGAGCATCCGAAGGATCCGAGACTGAAAGAATTTTTGTCAAAAATTTTATAG